A single region of the Zonotrichia leucophrys gambelii isolate GWCS_2022_RI chromosome 9, RI_Zleu_2.0, whole genome shotgun sequence genome encodes:
- the BDH1 gene encoding D-beta-hydroxybutyrate dehydrogenase, mitochondrial: MLATKLSRPLLNFSVKALNFKDPGNGFRPMQRFSLPLLSPCGSRSYANEVDQIGSRAVLITGCDSGFGFDLAKHLHDKGFIIYAGCLQKDKGEGGSKELDAMKSDRMRTVQLNVCDSKEMDRAVEHVQGSLEDPEKGLWGLVNNAGISTFGEVEFTSMDTYMEVAEVNLWGTVRTTKAFLPLIRRSKGRVVNISSMMGRMGSPARSPYCITKFGVEAFSDCLRYEMQPQGVMVSIVEPGNFIAGTNLYSPERIKAIADKMWDELPEIVRKDYGRKYFDEQVSKMESYCNSGSRDTSPVIESVAHALTSTTPYTRYHPMDYYWWLRMQIMTHMPAAISDRLYVY; the protein is encoded by the exons ATGTTGGCCACCAAGCTGTCCCGCCCTCTCTTGAACTTCTCTGTGAAAGCCCTGAATTTCaaggacccagggaatggcttcag GCCCATGCAGAGATTTTCCCTCCCTCTGTTGTCCCCATGTGGCAGCCGCTCTTATGCAAATGAAGTCGATCAG attggcagcagagctgtgcttatAACAGGCTGTGACTCAGGATTTGGATTTGACTTGGCCAAGCACCTGCATGACAAAGGTTTCATTATTTATGCTGGCTGCCTGCAAAAG GACAAGGGAGAGGGTGGCTCCAAGGAGCTGGATGCCATGAAGAGTGATCGGATGAGAACTGTGCAGCTCAATGTCTGTGACAGCAAAGAAATGGACCGGGCAGTGGAGCATGTGCAGGGCAGCCTCGAGGACCCAGAGAAAG ggctctgggggctggtCAACAATGCTGGGATCTCCACATTTGGGGAAGTTGAATTCACCAGCATGGACACCTACATGGAGGTGGCTGAAGTGAACCTGTGGGGCACTGTGCGAACCACCAAGGCTTTCCTCCCGCTCATCCGGAGGTCTAAGG GTCGCGTGGTGAACATCAGCAGCATGATGGGGCGGATGGGCAGCCCCGCCCGCTCTCCCTACTGCATCACCAAGTTCGGCGTGGAGGCCTTCTCCGACTGCCTGCGCTACGAGATGCAGCCGCAGGGCGTCATGGTGAGCATCGTGGAGCCCGGCAACTTCATCGCGGGCACCAACCTGTACAGCCCCGAGCGCATCAAGGCCATCGCCGACAAGATGTGGGACGAGCTGCCCGAGATCGTGCGCAAGGACTACGGCCGCAAGTACTTCGACGAGCAGGTCAGCAAGATGGAGTCGTACTGCAACAGTGGCTCCAGGGACACGTCGCCCGTCATCGAGAGCGTGGCGCACGCGCTCACCTCCACGACCCCCTACACCCGCTACCACCCCATGGATTACTACTGGTGGCTGCGCATGCAGATCATGACCCACATGCCCGCCGCCATCTCAGACCGGCTCTACGTCTACTGA